One Ignavibacterium sp. DNA segment encodes these proteins:
- a CDS encoding helix-turn-helix domain-containing protein: MKKEEIKKQLEEIKTLLRKQNDQPLNFVQAAQYLGFSHSYLYKLTSRKIIPCHRPTGKMLFFSKVELDEWIFSSKKSKVKSEKSNEMQGSDEDEEDPASPNGYAATSDADCSKWDYE; encoded by the coding sequence ATGAAAAAGGAAGAAATAAAGAAACAACTTGAGGAGATTAAAACTCTTCTCAGAAAGCAGAACGATCAGCCCCTCAACTTCGTACAAGCTGCACAATATCTTGGGTTCTCTCATTCCTACCTTTACAAATTAACTTCGCGTAAAATTATTCCTTGTCATAGACCAACCGGAAAGATGCTGTTTTTTTCAAAGGTGGAATTAGATGAGTGGATATTCTCAAGTAAAAAGTCAAAAGTAAAAAGTGAAAAGTCAAACGAAATGCAAGGCAGTGATGAAGATGAGGAAGATCCGGCTTCGCCTAATGGCTACGCCGCGACAAGTGATGCTGACTGCTCAAAATGGGATTATGAATAG